A part of Mustela erminea isolate mMusErm1 chromosome 9, mMusErm1.Pri, whole genome shotgun sequence genomic DNA contains:
- the ACCS gene encoding 1-aminocyclopropane-1-carboxylate synthase-like protein 1, giving the protein MFTLPQKESRAPATCPGPTSIQDLDSNSGDDLERECSRKPDRKLPEDCGASGPTAMLSSDSSCLSSRGRVIKWFWDSAEEGYRTYHMDEYDEDKNPSGIINLGTSENKLCFDLLSRRLSQSDMLRVEPSLLQYPDWRGHLFLREEVARFLSFYCKSPNPLKPDNVVVLNGCASLFSALATVLCEAGEAFLIPAPYYGAITQHVYLYGNVRLVCVYLDSEVTGLDTRPFQLTVEKLEMALQRANSEDVKVKGLILINPHNPLGDIYSPGELRDYLEFAKRHELHVMVDEVYMLSVFEKPAAYRSVLSLEGLPDPQRTHVMWATSKDFGMSGLRFGTLYTENRDVATAVASLCRYHGLSGLVQYQMAQLLRDRDWINQVYLPENHARLKAAHAYVAGELRALGIPFLSHGAGFFIWVDLRKFLPEATFKAEMLLWRQFLDNKVLLSCGQTFECKEPGWFRLVFSDKAHRLRLGMQRVRQVLEGKSRVAEEPSSCQTQEPRSQRR; this is encoded by the exons ATGTTCACTCTGCCTCAGAAGGAATCCAGGGCACCTGCCACCTGCCCGGGCCCAACCTCCATCCAGGATCTGGACAGTAACTCTGGGGATGATCTGGAAAGAGAATGCTCCAGAAAACCAGACCGGAAGCTGCCAGAGGACTGTGGAGCGAGTGGTCCCACTGCCATGTTGTCCTCGGACAGCTCCTGCCTGTCCTCGAGAGGAAGAGTCATTAAGTGGTTCTGGGACTCGGCAGAGGAGGGCTACAGGACCTACCACATGGACGAGTATGATGAGGATAAGAACCCCAGT ggcATCATTAATTTGGGCACCAGTGAAAACAAACTCTGCTTTGACCTGCTCTCCAGGCGG ctgaGTCAGAGCGACATGCTGCGGGTGGAGCCGTCCCTGCTGCAGTACCCCGACTGGAGGGGACATCTGTT CCTCCGGGAGGAAGTGGCCAGATTCCTGTCTTTCTACTGCAAGAGCCCCAACCCCCTTAAACCAGACAAT GTGGTTGTCCTGAATGGCTgtgcctctctcttctctgctctggCCACGGTGCTGTGTGAGGCGGGGG AAGCGTTCCTGATCCCCGCACCTTACTATGGGGCCATCACACAGCACGTCTATCTCTATGGCAATGTCCGGCTGGTGTGTGTCTATCTGGACAGTGAG GTCACTGGGCTGGACACACGTCCATTCCAGCTCACCGTGGAGAAGCTAGAGATGGCCTTGCAGAGAGCCAATTCTGAG GATGTGAAGGTCAAAGGTCTCATTCTCATCAACCCCCACAACCCTCTGGGCGACATCTACTCCCCAGGAGAGCTGCGGGACTACCTGGAATTTGCCAAGAG GCATGAGCTGCACGTGATGGTGGATGAGGTCTACATGCTGTCCGTGTTCGAGAAGCCGGCGGCCTACCGCAGCGTCCTGAGCCTGGAAGG GCTGCCTGACCCCCAGAGGACCCACGTGATGTGGGCGACCAGCAAG GACTTCGGGATGTCTGGGCTCCGCTTCGGCACGCTCTACACGGAAAACCGGGACGTGGCCACTGCGGTGGCTTCCCTCTGCCGCTATCATGGCCTCAGTGGTTTGGTCCAGTACCAGATGGCACAGCTGCTTCGGGACCGTG ACTGGATCAACCAGGTGTACTTACCGGAGAACCATGCCCGGCTCAAGGCTGCCCACGCCTACGTGGCAGGAGAGCTCCGGGCCCTGGGCATCCCCTTCCTGAGCCACGGGGCGGGCTTCTTCATCTGGGTTGACCTGAGGAAG TTCCTGCCCGAGGCCACCTTTAAGGCAGAAATGCTGCTTTGGCGCCAATTTTTGGACAACAAGGTGCTGCTGTCCTGTGGTCAGACCTTTGAGTGTAAAGAGCCCGGCTGGTTCCGCTTGGTCTTCTCGGACAAGGCCCACCGGCTTCGGCTGG ggATGCAGAGGGTCCGGCAGGTGCTGGAGGGCAAATCCCGGGTGGCAGAAGAGCCCTCTTCCTGTCAGACCCAGGAGCCAAGGAGTCAGCGCAGGTGA